A window from Thiomonas sp. FB-Cd encodes these proteins:
- a CDS encoding ABC transporter ATP-binding protein, translated as MSQPVLIARDVYKRFNGGPQPVEVLAGASLAVQAAQSLAITGASGSGKSTLMHLLGGLERADAGSIQVCGRDWTTLTAAEQGSWRNRCVGFVYQFHHLLPEFTALDNVMMPLRIRRESASSAQIKACEMLELVGLASRMLHKPGELSGGERQRVAVARALVTRPALLLADEPTGNLDSDSAQLIFDLLAQVTREHRTAMVLVTHDLELAKRCGTVLRLSKGILQSMRQPADIAD; from the coding sequence ATGAGCCAACCTGTTCTCATCGCCCGCGACGTATACAAGCGCTTCAACGGCGGACCGCAGCCCGTGGAGGTTCTGGCCGGAGCAAGCCTTGCGGTACAGGCGGCACAATCCTTAGCCATCACCGGCGCATCCGGCTCGGGCAAGAGCACCCTGATGCACCTTCTGGGCGGCCTCGAGCGGGCTGATGCAGGAAGCATCCAAGTGTGCGGCCGCGATTGGACGACGCTCACTGCGGCTGAACAGGGCAGCTGGCGCAATCGCTGCGTGGGTTTCGTCTACCAGTTTCATCACCTGCTACCGGAGTTCACCGCGCTGGACAATGTCATGATGCCGCTGCGAATCCGGCGCGAGTCGGCGAGCAGCGCGCAAATCAAGGCGTGCGAAATGCTGGAGCTTGTGGGCTTGGCTTCGCGCATGCTCCACAAACCGGGTGAGCTGTCGGGCGGCGAGCGTCAACGCGTCGCGGTTGCTCGGGCACTGGTAACCCGCCCTGCATTGTTGCTGGCTGATGAACCCACGGGAAACCTCGACAGCGATTCTGCGCAGCTGATCTTTGACCTGCTGGCGCAGGTGACACGGGAACATCGCACCGCCATGGTTCTGGTGACCCACGACCTGGAGCTCGCCAAGCGCTGTGGCACTGTGTTGCGCCTCAGCAAAGGGATCCTGCAAAGCATGCGACAACCCGCGGATATCGCCGACTGA